Below is a window of Tolypothrix bouteillei VB521301 DNA.
ACATCTCAATCAAATTCGGAGAGTGACACCCAGCACAAGAGGGTGTAGAGAGTGTCTGATGCTGGGAGACCCTTGGGTACACCTGCGTGTGTGCTTAACCTGTGGTCATGTTGGTTGCTGCGATGAATCTAAGAACAAACATGCCACACGGCATTTTCTTGCGACGCATCATCCCATCATTCAGTCGTTTGAACCAGGGGAGGATTGGATGTGGTGCTATGTCGATGAGGTGTTCATGGACTAACAGCGTTAACCGAAATCGGAGGTATTAGGGTTGAAAGCACTTGTGTCACTTCTACTTGCCGTTACCCTGTCGTTGTTAATCATGCGTATTGCTGCCGAAGCCCTGATCCTGACTGGGCTATCTCGTGAGACGGCTGAATTTCAGGCACATTCAGCGATTACGGGTTCGGGCTTTACCACCAGCGAATCAGAACAGGT
It encodes the following:
- a CDS encoding UBP-type zinc finger domain-containing protein — translated: MVIQCTHLNQIRRVTPSTRGCRECLMLGDPWVHLRVCLTCGHVGCCDESKNKHATRHFLATHHPIIQSFEPGEDWMWCYVDEVFMD